Proteins from a genomic interval of Scophthalmus maximus strain ysfricsl-2021 chromosome 22, ASM2237912v1, whole genome shotgun sequence:
- the gpr3 gene encoding G protein-coupled receptor 3 codes for MILNASDLGWEESSGADPFFPVDQQDNPSSYEVPPLTVWGVALCVSGTLIAAENAIVVTTILATPSLRAPVFLLLASLGLADLLAGVALILHFLFHFCVEPSDWSELLTSGLLVTSLTASLCSLMGVALDRYLSLSHALTYGSGESRRRAAGLLLLVWLGACVIGAGPAMGWHCLGEPDSCSVARPLTRAYLSLLCGGFLVVVMVTLQLYAGICRVARRHAHAIATQRHFLPATHSYASKHSSGRGFSRLILVLSVFVGCWMPFSLWGLLGDASSPPLYTYATLVPAAGSSLLNPILYSLRNKDIRKVLLQACCPNRCTHNTHIHNPVDV; via the coding sequence ATGATCCTGAACGCCTCTGACCTGGGCTGGGAGGAGTCCTCAGGTGCAGACCCCTTCTTCCCTGTGGACCAGCAGGACAACCCTTCATCCTATGAGGTCCCGCCCCTCACGGTGTGGGGCGTGGCcctgtgtgtttcaggaacTCTCATCGCCGCCGAGAATGCCATCGTTGTCACCACCATCTTGGCCACCCCGTCTCTACGCGCCCCCGTGTTCCTGCTGCTGGCCAGCCTCGGACTGGCGGATCTCCTGGCAGGAGTCGCCTTgatccttcacttcctcttccattTCTGTGTGGAGCCCAGTGATTGGTCAGAATTGCTGACCTCGGGACTGCTGGTAACATCACTCACTGCCTCACTGTGCAGCCTGATGGGCGTTGCCCTGGACCGTTACCTGTCTCTGAGCCACGCCCTCACCTATGGCTCAGGCGAATCACGTCGCAGAGCTGccggcctcctgctgctggtctGGTTGGGTGCATGTGTCATCGGGGCGGGGCCAGCAATGGGATGGCACTGTCTGGGAGAGCCCGACTCCTGTTCTGTAGCACGGCCCCTCACGCGGGCATACCTGTCACTGCTGTGTGGAGGCTTCCTtgtggttgtcatggttaccCTGCAATTGTATGCTGGGATCTGCCGCGTGGCAAGGCGCCACGCCCACGCCATCGCCACCCAGAGGCACTTCCTCCCTGCCACACATTCATATGCAAGCAAACACAGCAGTGGGCGGGGCTTCTCTCGGTTGATCCTGgtcctcagtgtgtttgtgggctGCTGGATGCCCTTCTCCCTCTGGGGGCTGCTGGGAGACGCGTCCAGCCCTCCTCTCTACACCTACGCCACCTTGGtgccagcagcaggcagctccCTGCTGAACCCCATCCTCTACAGTCTGAGAAATAAAGACATTCGCAAGGTGCTGCTTCAGGCCTGTTGCCCcaacagatgcacacacaacacacacatacacaacccCGTGGATGTGTAG